cgcggcgcgtaGTGCGCTGCACGTACTACATGAGAGAACCATGCGTTCGATTTCCGAATCGATACCCGGGAACCAAAACTTACTCCGTgctaaatttttagtttttactacGCCGAAATGACCCTTATGTAACTCCCTAATCAATTGTTCCCGATATATTTGTGGGATAACAATCCTATGTCCGCGTAAAACACAGCCGTCCTCCACGTCCAAatcatttttacaattataatatggtaaaatatttttacactttatcTTACGTGGCCATCCGAAACGAATGTATTTAGATACCGTCCGCAGTACCTTATCTTTCAATGTAGCCTCCTTAATATCATCGAACAGAACGGGCAGTGTACTGTCTGTAATGAAATTAAGATATGATCCGCCCGTGCAAATGTCCTGTTCGCTATCTGTGTCAATGGGTGACCTTGAAAAGTAGTCCGCTATGGCATTCTTTTCACTTGTTATATATTGgattttataattgtatgcgGACAGGAAAATTGCATATCGCTGTAACCGCGAAGCCGCCATAATGGGAAtcccatttttttttccaaatatggCTAACAAGGGTTGATGGTCAGTCCTAAGAACAAAAGGTATGTCACGACCATATAGGTATTGGTGGAAATGCCTAACACCGAACACTATTGCCGCGGCCTCTTTATTGATCTGGCTATAGTTTTTTTCACTCGCAGATAAAGACCTTGAGGCAAATGCGAGCGGTCTCTCTTGACCCTCGTCGCCTTGCGCTAGCCAAGCGCCGAGGCCCCCGGGGCCCGCGTCAACTGTGAGTACCAGACGTGCAGCGGGATCAAAATGAGTCAGTACCCTATCAGAAGCTAGTTCTCGCTTTATCGTTTTAAAGGAATTTTCGTGCCTATCATTCCATACCCAGGGAACGTCTTTACGAAGCAACTCGTGCAACGGACTCAGTGTGGATGCGGCGCTAGGAATAAAATTACGATAGTAATTTATAGCTCCCAGGAACCTTTGTACATCCATTACATTTTTAGGGGTAGGTGCCCCTAAAATTGCTTCTGTCTTTTTAGGACACGTTCTAATGCCATGCCTGTCGATGACGTAACCTAGGTATGTAACACTTGGGCGGAAAAATTCGCATTTGTCTTTTTTTAGCCGTAGGCCAGCGTCCCGTAGTCTATGAAGTACCTCACGCAATCTAGACATGTGTTGTTCCCTAGTACTACCTGTGACGCAAACATCGTCAATCCAACAGGACACGCCTTCGATACCGGCTAACAACGTCTCCATCGTCCTTTGGAAAATGGCCGGCGCATTGGCCAAACCATAGACGAGGCGGGTGTACTTAAATAGCCCCCTTGACGTATTTATGGTAGTAAGCTCCTGAGATTTATCCTCGATAGGAAACTGGTTGTATGCGTCACTAAGATCAATCTTAGTATAAGATTGGCCTCCTCCTATTTTCGCGAAAACTTCCTCAATTCGCGGCATTGGATACCTATCCACATGCATGTCCTTATTCAAGGTTACCGAATAATCTCCTGCTATACGCACTTTACCGTTTGATTTTAAAACGGGAACTATAGGCGTAGCGTAGTTTGAAACATTTACCGGTACCAAAATACCTAACTTGACTAACCGTTCAATTTCTTCTTCTACTTTACTTTTTATAGCAAAAGGTACAGTTCGGGCTTTAAAAAACTTAGGTTCGGTATTTTCCTTAAGacttaactttattttaaatttattgaatgtGCCTAAACCATCCTCCCATAATTCGGCATACTCATTAATCAAATTTTTCATATCGGTTTCATCATTATGCACCGACAGCTTATTTGTCTGTATTGGACGCAATTCAAATCCAAATTTGAACATAAAATCACGACCT
Above is a genomic segment from Cydia pomonella isolate Wapato2018A chromosome 4, ilCydPomo1, whole genome shotgun sequence containing:
- the LOC133517411 gene encoding uncharacterized protein K02A2.6-like, which codes for MSFLGKLSVFDHKTGDWLIFKGKLTKFLLLNSIEDDNKSAVLLTYFSDESYRLLRNLVYPDDIEKKTYKELVDVLDKHFKPKQCSFVEKAKFYGATRSPGETLGDWAARLRGLACYCEFGSALEMVLLDRFVLGLGMGHERDKLFEQDCKSLTFAKALEIAEKAECAREAKKVDTSGADVTVKQEPVFRVGSDGRSSDGPDRRAPGRATSGSSSKYQRDSDVPRCFVCGMKNHNSDKCRYKSLRCQKCGEKGHLKKVCKVRVNCVETQGQDSDTTCQDCKECELFNLRYENYAPIILRVNINNKEVSMELDSGSGLSVISKKMYMAQFSKQPLIKTYIKLCVYNGHKITPLGYFTVDISYKGIINQINIYVVENGGPPLLGRDFMFKFGFELRPIQTNKLSVHNDETDMKNLINEYAELWEDGLGTFNKFKIKLSLKENTEPKFFKARTVPFAIKSKVEEEIERLVKLGILVPVNVSNYATPIVPVLKSNGKVRIAGDYSVTLNKDMHVDRYPMPRIEEVFAKIGGGQSYTKIDLSDAYNQFPIEDKSQELTTINTSRGLFKYTRLVYGLANAPAIFQRTMETLLAGIEGVSCWIDDVCVTGSTREQHMSRLREVLHRLRDAGLRLKKDKCEFFRPSVTYLGYVIDRHGIRTCPKKTEAILGAPTPKNVMDVQRFLGAINYYRNFIPSAASTLSPLHELLRKDVPWVWNDRHENSFKTIKRELASDRVLTHFDPAARLVLTVDAGPGGLGAWLAQGDEGQERPLAFASRSLSASEKNYSQINKEAAAIVFGVRHFHQYLYGRDIPFVLRTDHQPLLAIFGKKNGIPIMAASRLQRYAIFLSAYNYKIQYITSEKNAIADYFSRSPIDTDSEQDICTGGSYLNFITDSTLPVLFDDIKEATLKDKVLRTVSKYIRFGWPRKIKCKNILPYYNCKNDLDVEDGCVLRGHRIVIPQIYREQLIRELHKGHFGVVKTKNLARSKFWFPGIDSEIERMVLSCSTCSALRAAPARAEFRPWPRASGPWERIHIDYAQYDQKVFLIVVDSYSKWVECIYMNDLSTKTLVSKLAMLFYVFGYPLLIVSDNDPKISNEEFKKFCRSNGIKHLTSPIYHACSNGQAEIYVKLCKKMLKCILQKNSNSSIVEINQF